From the Conger conger chromosome 14, fConCon1.1, whole genome shotgun sequence genome, one window contains:
- the sdc4 gene encoding syndecan-4 isoform X2: protein MQKVWLLLFLFAAVYAESVRETETWMPEAQTEEPRDELVSSGDFGFPDENDDEDDEDDYDDYSVDDGEGDDDEDNYDDDFSGSGEGEDKTDEIDVMPTKPDLTMDNNIPDLNVPARPLPTSNDIEAVRKNEVVPRLAAVPEDHPPNVLMAHAGEEGVFSKPEVLAALIAGGAVGLLFAILLILLLIYRMKKKDEGSYDLGKKPIYTKAPTAEIYA, encoded by the exons ATGCAAAAAGTTTGGCTCCTGTTGTTTTTATTCGCGGCAGTGTATGCTGAGTCG GTACGGGAGACAGAGACATGGATGCCCGAGGCACAGACCGAGGAACCACGCGATGAACTGGTCTCTTCCGGAGATTTCGGTTTCCCCGACGAGAACGACGACGAAGATGACGAAGATGACTATGATGACTACAGTGTCGATGATGGCGAGGGCGATGACGATGAGGACAACTATGACGATGACTTCTCGGGATCTGGAGAGGGCG AGGACAAGACAGACGAGATCGACGTCATGCCCACCAAG CCTGATCTAACAATGGACAACAACATCCCGGACCTGAACGTTCCTGCCAGGCCCCTGCCCACGTCCAACGACATCGAGGCCGTGAGGAAGAATGAGGTGGTCCCGCGCCTGGCCGCGGTGCCCGAGGACCACCCCCCCAACGTCCTGATGGCCCACGCCGGCGAGGAGGGCGTCTTCAGCAAACCCGAGGTCCTAGCAG CTCTCATCGCCGGCGGCGCGGTGGGCCTGCTCTTCGccatcctcctcatcctcctgctCATCTACCGCATGAAGAAGAAGGACGAGGGTAGCTACGACCTGGGGAAGAAGCCCATCTACACCAAGGCCCCCACCGCCGAGATCTACGCATGA
- the sdc4 gene encoding syndecan-4 isoform X1 has translation MQKVWLLLFLFAAVYAESQVRETETWMPEAQTEEPRDELVSSGDFGFPDENDDEDDEDDYDDYSVDDGEGDDDEDNYDDDFSGSGEGEDKTDEIDVMPTKPDLTMDNNIPDLNVPARPLPTSNDIEAVRKNEVVPRLAAVPEDHPPNVLMAHAGEEGVFSKPEVLAALIAGGAVGLLFAILLILLLIYRMKKKDEGSYDLGKKPIYTKAPTAEIYA, from the exons ATGCAAAAAGTTTGGCTCCTGTTGTTTTTATTCGCGGCAGTGTATGCTGAGTCG CAGGTACGGGAGACAGAGACATGGATGCCCGAGGCACAGACCGAGGAACCACGCGATGAACTGGTCTCTTCCGGAGATTTCGGTTTCCCCGACGAGAACGACGACGAAGATGACGAAGATGACTATGATGACTACAGTGTCGATGATGGCGAGGGCGATGACGATGAGGACAACTATGACGATGACTTCTCGGGATCTGGAGAGGGCG AGGACAAGACAGACGAGATCGACGTCATGCCCACCAAG CCTGATCTAACAATGGACAACAACATCCCGGACCTGAACGTTCCTGCCAGGCCCCTGCCCACGTCCAACGACATCGAGGCCGTGAGGAAGAATGAGGTGGTCCCGCGCCTGGCCGCGGTGCCCGAGGACCACCCCCCCAACGTCCTGATGGCCCACGCCGGCGAGGAGGGCGTCTTCAGCAAACCCGAGGTCCTAGCAG CTCTCATCGCCGGCGGCGCGGTGGGCCTGCTCTTCGccatcctcctcatcctcctgctCATCTACCGCATGAAGAAGAAGGACGAGGGTAGCTACGACCTGGGGAAGAAGCCCATCTACACCAAGGCCCCCACCGCCGAGATCTACGCATGA
- the gdf5 gene encoding growth/differentiation factor 5 translates to MKVQKRLPLLLGCWTLFYLEFIPAALSHAGTAHGASEHIQEDNTGVGQERSQPRSAGTVKLMVGDYSTALRKPTNGARITRIRTGPPLIKGESTKTKTLTSVTARSSAPSSQVRGAINLGRKEAARSWVPGNTARTNAPTAPRALAAHAGKAPVARGKVKAVKTSAAPARTGQQKSAVLQKHVSPLAQRSSKAAEKPGDRGSPKHPLVTPHDYMLSLYWSLSTGEVNSSVLHEAGLANTITSFVDKGQDEWLPQLRRQRYQFNISSLEKEGLLGAELRILRKRQPDPRRARSAGPALSLRLLTCPAGKQKAMLLQSRPVEDHDAPKWEVFDIWKLFKNFKNTVQLCFQLEVAEAGGRAADMRALGFARQGRQTKEKAFFLAFGRTKKRDLFYNEIKARSGHDNKTVYEYLFTQRRMRRAPLPRGKKPAKSPKPRCNRRQLHVNFKEMGWDDWIIAPLEYEAHHCDGACDFPIRSHLEPTNHAIIQTLMNSMDPDSTPPTCCVPTRLSPISILYIDSANNVVYKQYEDMVVESCGCR, encoded by the exons ATGAAAGTACAGAAACGTCTCCCTCTTTTACTGGGCTGTTGGACTCTTTTTTACCTGGAATTTATCCCCGCGGCATTGAGCCACGCAGGGACCGCACACGGCGCATCTGAACACATACAGGAAGATAACACGGGCGTTGGACAGGAGAGATCACAGCCCAGGAGCGCGGGTACAGTTAAACTCATGGTGGGGGATTACAGCACCGCGCTGCGCAAGCCCACGAACGGAGCGCGGATCACGCGCATAAGGACGGGACCCCCGCTGATTAAAGGCGAGTCCACCAAAACCAAAACTTTGACATCAGTGACAGCGCGGAGCAGCGCACCATCAAGTCAAGTTCGAGGCGCGATAAATTTAGGAAGAAAGGAGGCAGCGCGCTCTTGGGTACCTGGAAACACTGCTAGAACAAACGCGCCTACAGCACCCAGGGCGTTAGCCGCACATGCAGGCAAAGCCCCGGTTGCACGAGGGAAAGTAAAGGCTGTCAAAACATCTGCGGCGCCGGCCAGGACCGGACAGCAGAAATCTGCTGTTTTGCAAAAGCATGTCTCTCCGCTGGCGCAACGGAGTTCGAAAGCCGCGGAGAAGCCCGGTGATAGAGGCTCTCCAAAGCACCCGCTGGTGACCCCACATGACTACATGTTGTCACTGTATTGGTCTCTGTCCACGGGAGAAGTCAACAGCAGCGTGTTGCACGAAGCTGGTTTGGCCAATACTATCACCAGTTTCGTGGACAAAGGACAAG ACGAGTGGCTGCCGCAGCTCCGCAGGCAGAGGTACCAGTTCAACATCAGCTCCCTGGAGAAGGAGGGCCTTCTGGGAGCGGAGCTGCGCATCCTCCGCAAGAGACAGCCAGACCCCCGGAGGGCCCGCTCCGCAGGGCCCGCCCTCAGCCTCCGGCTCCTCACCTGCCCCGCAGGTAAGCAGAAGGCCATGCTGCTCCAGTCCCGTCCTGTGGAAGACCACGACGCGCCCAAGTGGGAAGTGTTCGACATCTGGAAGCTCTTCAAGAATTTCAAGAACACGGTGCAGCTGTGCTTCCAGCTGGAGGTGGCGGAGGCCGGCGGGCGGGCAGCGGACATGCGGGCCCTGGGCTTCGCCCGCCAGGGCCGCCAGACCAAGGAGAAGGCCTTCTTCCTGGCCTTCGGCCGCACCAAGAAGCGGGACCTCTTCTACAACGAGATTAAGGCCCGGTCGGGCCACGACAACAAGACGGTGTACGAGTACCTGTTCACCCAGCGGCGGATGCGCCGGGCCCCCCTGCCGCGGGGGAAGAAGCCGGCCAAGAGCCCCAAGCCGCGCTGCAACCGGAGACAGCTCCACGTCAACTTCAAGGAGATGGGCTGGGATGACTGGATCATCGCGCCCCTGGAGTACGAGGCTCACCACTGCGACGGGGCGTGCGACTTCCCCATCCGCTCGCACCTGGAGCCCACCAACCACGCCATCATCCAGACCCTCATGAACTCCATGGACCCGGACTCCACCCCGCCGACCTGCTGCGTGCCCACCCGCCTCAGCCCCATCAGCATCCTCTACATCGACTCGGCCAACAACGTGGTCTACAAGCAGTACGAGGACATGGTGGTGGAGTCCTGCGGGTGCAGGTAG